One Candidatus Nitronauta litoralis genomic window, GTGACGGTTCTCATGAACGGCAAGAGAAGCCCCCAGAAAACCGACCCACAGGACAAGTTGTCTGCACAGGGTATCCGCCCACAAAAACCCCTCGTTAAAAAAGTTTCGGAGGACCACTTGCCCAAATGACAGGGAAACTAGGGCAATTAAAACTAATATTAAAAAAAAAGTTTCTACCCGGGCGAGCAGAGTATCAAAACTTCTCAAAATGCGCATGATCTGGCCCGTTCTACAGGAATGGGAAAACGTTTTTTCTCAAAGCCGGGGCGAAAGTACTATGGAAAGACCCGGGAACTTCCTTAGTAAAAGCTTTTCTCCTGACCCTTCGGTCCATATAATACCATTTTTACTGCTTGGACGAACCTTGCCCTGGAGCCTGAATCTTGAAGGATTTGAAGATTTTATTGAGTATTAAGCTCACCATTGTGGCAATCCTTTTGGGGAACTTTTCAACCGTTTTAGCACAGGATAAAAAGGAAATGGTGCTTTTCCCGGAAGGTGAGTTTTTGATGGGGAGTCCAGAGGATCAGGGGCTAGCCGATGAGCACCCTCAACATAAAGTTTACCTGAATGCTTATTATTTAGACCGCTTCGAAGTTTCCGGAGAAGACTTCAGTAAATTTTTAAAAGCCAATCCCAAAGAGCACCCCACCATTACGGGTTGGTATGACCGTGTTCCAAGACCGGGTATGGAAAACCGCCCTGTAATTGGACTATCCTGGAAACGATGCCGCAATTATTGTAAATGGAGTGGGAAACGTCTGCCCACAGAAGCAGAATGGGAACGGGCCGCTGCAGGGCTGGAAGGACGGGTTTTCCCCTGGGGCAATGCTCCCCCCAACGAAAAAAAAGCTAATTTTGGGCGGTGTTGTTTCATCCGAAAAGGCGAAGTATTGGAGGAGGTCAATGCGTATCCGGAGGGTCAAACTCCTGATGGAATTTTCAATATGAGTGGAAATATTGCTGAATGGGTTCTTGATTGGTATGATTCGTCTTACTACAAGTCAAGTCCTTACCGAAACCCCAAAGGACCGGAGGCGGGAAAATATCATGTGGTCCGGGGAGGGGCCTGGAATAGCCTTCCTGATTACATGAGAAGCCGCCGTCGCTATGGGAACAATGACGGCCAGGACTTTTATGGCATTGGATGCCGGTGCGCCCTCACTAAAAAATAACCTGTTCAGAAACCCCTAAACATTTAGTCTTTTCAGGAAACCAATGGATAAAGTTGATTTACAAATTGACCAGTTGGAACGTGAAAAACTCATTTCTCTTATCCAGCAAAATCAGGTGCGGATCGGGAAACACAATATCCGATATACCCGAAGCAACAAGAAACACACATTAGAACATTGGGATAAATGCCTTGAGTCCTACGAGCGTTTGCTAAAGGCCATACCCAAGGAAATCCTTAAAATCGAAAAGGAAATCCGGGTCAAGTTCGTTGAAGGGTTTACTCCCGAAAGGGAGACAAAACTTTTAAGCTTCATCAATACTGAAATCGAAGTCCTAATTCAGAAGACAGAAAAACTGTATAAGGATGAATTTAGAAAATTCGGTGCCTCCGAGGAATTCTCAAACAGGGTCAATGCAGCCAGGGAAAAATGTCAGGAACTCACAGAAACCTATATGGAAAAATGTCGTGAACTCTCTGATGAGAACTCGAAAAGCAAAAATAGAATGTCGCCAAAAGAGATCTGCGACTTTTATGACCTGAAAGATACTTTCCTGCACGAATTGAATTTACTGGGTCCACTCCAAAGCATTAATCTAATGTTTAAAGAAGCAGAAGCGAACCCAACTCTCCATGAAGCCATAACTGGAGTGCAGCAGGGAATTCGGGCTATGGCCAAAACTCTTCAGGATGAAGGGTCGGGCGAAATGCAGTCAATGAAGGAAAGAAAAGCGAGGAAAATGCAAGTTGCCAGGGAAACGCTTTTATTTCGAGATTTAGTCCTTAATATGGAACCTCTGATAGAGCAATCAATCCTCCCCGAGGAAAAACGCAACCAGGAAGTTTTAAAAAAGTTGTGGGAGCGAATTGAGGGACTGTTTTTCCAGGGCCGTAACGACTGGGCTGAAGCCATTCCCAAATTTAAAGGTGTTTTCGAGGTTTCAACAGGAACCGGAAAATAATATTTTTCATGATTTTTAATGAAAAAAATATTTTGAAAATAATTTTAAGCATTTTGTTATGCGCATTTCTTGCGGGATGTTCTCTCGTAAAGTTGAATTTTGGCTCTTCAATTTCCCCCCTTGAGGAAAAAGTTATAAGCGGTGAAGGAGATGCAAAAGTCCTTATTCTCAATATTGAGGGGTTTATTTCCAACCAGAAAAAACGCACTTTAATGGGTTCTCAATCCGATGTCGGGATGGTAGAGAGAGTTCGCGAAACCCTCCAAAAAGCGACCGAGGAGGAGGATATCCAGGCGCTCGTTTTAAAAATTAACACACCAGGTGGAACTGTCACTTCAAGCGATATCATCTACCATGAACTAAAAAGATTTAAAGAAGATCGAAAGATTCCCGTTTATGCATGGGTTGTAGATCTGGCAGCATCCGGGGGTTATTATATTGCGCAAGCTGCTGATAAAATACTTGCACACCCTACATCGATAACAGGCAGTATTGGTGTGATAACAGTCAAGGTCAATCTCCAGGGATTAATGGATAAAGTAGGGGTTGATTGGGAAGTCATAAAATCGGGTGAGAAAAAAGATTTCCTTTCACCCTTTAGAGCAATAACGGCTGAAGAGCGAAAACTGTTTCAGGAAACAATCGACCATTTTTACAAACGCTTTGTAAAAATTATCGCGGAAAACAGGAAAAACCTGACTGAAGATCAGGTCAAATCTCTGGCAGACGGGCAAGTTTTTTCTTCGGAAAAAGCACTAAATAATAACTTAATAGACCAAATAGCTTACCGCGATGAAGCCATTGAATTAATAAAAAAAGATTTAGGTGTAGATAAAATTAAATTGGTGACTTACCGGCGGTCTGGTGAATACAAATCAAACTTGTATTCGTCAATTTCAGGTCAACCGGTAATCAATCTTGTAAATCTGAACCTGAACTTTTTACCAGAAAATCCTGGCCCCCATTTTTTCTATCTCTGGATGCCATAATGATGCGAGAAGAATACCAGATTTCAACAGCATCCCCTCAAAAACTGCGCTTTCTCATGGTGGATGACGACCAGGAAGATGCATATTTAATTGAAAAACTGTTGGTCGATTCATTAGGCGAATCTAATTTTCAACTCGATGTTGCCGTTACCTGTGAAGACTTTTTTAATAAATTAAAACCTGGCAAATATGACCTGTACCTTCTTGACTACAGAATGGACGTCAGCAGTGGGCTCGATCTTTTGAAGATTCTTAAAAAAAATAATTGTGAAGAACCGGTAATCGTTTTGACGGGGCAGGGAAATCAGAATACCGTAGTTGAGGCTTTGCGTTTGGGAGCTACGGACTATGTCGTAAAAAGCAATCTTACGGCAGAAACCCTGAACCATTCTATTCAAAGAGGCCTCCGGTTATACAGGGATACCCAGCAGGGAAAATTAATGCAGAACAGGCTTGCCCTGCAAAAGTCACTGCTAGCTGGGCTTTCCGAAGCCACATCCTGTTTGTTAAGATCTGCAGACCACAAATCTGGAATAACTCATGCCCTGGAAGTCATGGCAAAAGCATGTCCGGCAGACGCAGCAGCACTCATTGAAAAATCTCCTCTGGTGGAATCTAATCAGGGCAAATGGTCGCTGAGCTCCCTATGGGCCTCACCCAATGAAAACAATACAGATAAAGCGATAAGTGAAACTCTTTTGAATATTGGAAGCTATCCAAAGCTCCATAGCTATATCAATGATTTTGAAAAAGGTCTGGAAAGGGATGCCGTGTTTCAGAATGGCATCTTCGGCTTTTCAAAAAATGTGCTGGTGCCCGTCCGGGTTCACGATCGTTTCTGGGGTTTTATAATTTTTGGAACAAATCAGGAAAATTTTTTATGGAACGAGGAATTAAAATCAACCTTAAAAACTTTTTCTGTAAGTCTGGGTTGGGAATTAAAACGCGACCGTGAAGGACAAGCTTTGCAGGAGCTGGTGCAGCAAACCTCGGGTGAAACCGGTGATGCCTTTTTTGAAGCCCTGGTCGTCCATCTTGCAAAAGCCCTGGAAGTCCGCACCGCCTATGTCTGCGAAATAGTTGAAAGTGGGCTTTCATATTCTCAACCTTTAAAAGGTTG contains:
- a CDS encoding formylglycine-generating enzyme family protein, with the translated sequence MVLFPEGEFLMGSPEDQGLADEHPQHKVYLNAYYLDRFEVSGEDFSKFLKANPKEHPTITGWYDRVPRPGMENRPVIGLSWKRCRNYCKWSGKRLPTEAEWERAAAGLEGRVFPWGNAPPNEKKANFGRCCFIRKGEVLEEVNAYPEGQTPDGIFNMSGNIAEWVLDWYDSSYYKSSPYRNPKGPEAGKYHVVRGGAWNSLPDYMRSRRRYGNNDGQDFYGIGCRCALTKK
- the sppA gene encoding signal peptide peptidase SppA, whose translation is MIFNEKNILKIILSILLCAFLAGCSLVKLNFGSSISPLEEKVISGEGDAKVLILNIEGFISNQKKRTLMGSQSDVGMVERVRETLQKATEEEDIQALVLKINTPGGTVTSSDIIYHELKRFKEDRKIPVYAWVVDLAASGGYYIAQAADKILAHPTSITGSIGVITVKVNLQGLMDKVGVDWEVIKSGEKKDFLSPFRAITAEERKLFQETIDHFYKRFVKIIAENRKNLTEDQVKSLADGQVFSSEKALNNNLIDQIAYRDEAIELIKKDLGVDKIKLVTYRRSGEYKSNLYSSISGQPVINLVNLNLNFLPENPGPHFFYLWMP
- a CDS encoding GGDEF domain-containing response regulator; its protein translation is MMREEYQISTASPQKLRFLMVDDDQEDAYLIEKLLVDSLGESNFQLDVAVTCEDFFNKLKPGKYDLYLLDYRMDVSSGLDLLKILKKNNCEEPVIVLTGQGNQNTVVEALRLGATDYVVKSNLTAETLNHSIQRGLRLYRDTQQGKLMQNRLALQKSLLAGLSEATSCLLRSADHKSGITHALEVMAKACPADAAALIEKSPLVESNQGKWSLSSLWASPNENNTDKAISETLLNIGSYPKLHSYINDFEKGLERDAVFQNGIFGFSKNVLVPVRVHDRFWGFIIFGTNQENFLWNEELKSTLKTFSVSLGWELKRDREGQALQELVQQTSGETGDAFFEALVVHLAKALEVRTAYVCEIVESGLSYSQPLKGWDGSKIVGGSSFDLINTPAEEILCGMYSYYPERTKTLFPHLSYLQETNIEGFAAVPFYDTSGKLMGHISIMSENPLTDSERVLSILRLFGARAGAELERQKSESKIRNMAYYDSLTGLPNRVLLNDRMDVALRQARRNKDMVAILYLDFDHFKNINDTYGHLSGDLFLKEGARRLEACLRKGDTVSRLGGDEFVIVLPEIKEVRDIARLALKINGTVKPPFMLEGTEIKTSVSVGISIFPKDGDTSKTLLQKADKALFFSKNAGRDSFHFADSE